From the genome of Geothrix sp. 21YS21S-4, one region includes:
- a CDS encoding class I SAM-dependent methyltransferase, with amino-acid sequence MAATNERDYVLGTHREEIERLGLQHRVWRPHVLECWRRAGITTGSKVFDVGAGPGYATLDLAEIVGPSGEVHAVERSGNFVQHARAACAARGLEHVRIHEHDLMGEPLDIQGMDATWCRWVASFVPDPARLVATVARALKPGGVAIFHEYLDYRTWRLAPPCPPLESFVAEVMASWRASGGEPDVALSLPSLLEAAGLSVKKLEPKVFVVPPTDFIWKWPSSFVENNLQRLLELGRVDRDWVESVRTGLREAATTPGTVMITPMVLEIVAERRA; translated from the coding sequence ATGGCCGCTACGAATGAGCGCGACTACGTCCTCGGAACGCACCGCGAGGAGATCGAGCGGCTGGGGCTCCAGCACCGGGTCTGGCGGCCCCACGTCCTGGAATGCTGGCGCCGCGCGGGCATCACGACGGGATCGAAGGTCTTCGACGTGGGCGCGGGTCCCGGCTACGCCACGCTGGACCTGGCGGAGATCGTGGGTCCCAGCGGCGAGGTCCACGCCGTGGAGCGCTCCGGAAACTTCGTGCAGCACGCCCGCGCCGCCTGCGCGGCCCGCGGCCTGGAGCACGTCCGCATCCACGAGCACGACCTGATGGGCGAGCCCCTGGACATTCAGGGAATGGATGCCACCTGGTGCCGCTGGGTGGCCTCCTTCGTGCCCGATCCCGCGCGGCTCGTGGCCACCGTGGCGCGGGCGCTGAAGCCCGGCGGCGTCGCCATCTTCCACGAGTACCTGGACTACCGCACTTGGCGCCTGGCCCCGCCCTGCCCGCCTTTGGAATCCTTCGTGGCCGAAGTCATGGCGAGCTGGCGCGCCTCCGGCGGCGAGCCGGACGTGGCCCTCTCCCTCCCGAGCCTGCTGGAGGCCGCGGGCCTCTCCGTGAAGAAGCTGGAACCCAAGGTCTTCGTGGTCCCGCCCACGGACTTCATCTGGAAGTGGCCATCCAGCTTCGTGGAGAACAACCTCCAGCGCCTGCTGGAACTGGGGCGCGTGGACCGGGACTGGGTCGAGTCCGTCCGGACGGGCCTGCGCGAAGCCGCGACCACGCCCGGCACCGTGATGATCACGCCGATGGTGCTGGAGATCGTGGCCGAACGGCGGGCCTGA
- the radA gene encoding DNA repair protein RadA, protein MAKTSPLFECTACGARHPKALGKCTACGAWESVHEVRGSLKRDLQRAGSAYAKSHYAGPVALPDVEVTDNQRTPTGLAELDRVLGGGVVPGMVALLGGEPGIGKSTLLLQWAATAEGQVLYASGEESERQIKLRAQRLGAESPGIHLLAETDVRRILEEAERMKPALLMVDSIQTLFDPEFESSAGSVSQVRGCAALLTRWAKATGTPLVLVGHVTKDGGLAGPKVLEHLVDTVLAFEGDRHHHHRLLRALKNRFGAAFELGVFAMTEKGLVPAEGNPFFLDAEPRPGCAATVVLSGTRPMVVEIQALVAAAGLGIPRRTALGIDGQRLSMLCAVAERRGGVQLHDRDVYVNVAGGLEIEDPAADLAVIAALCSSATGRLLAEKSLFMGEVGLTGEVRPVAQLPLRLQEGARLGFACAAVPRLGLEGKSPLDLFPEISVERLRGKAWLKGVVEE, encoded by the coding sequence ATGGCCAAGACTTCGCCCCTTTTCGAATGCACGGCCTGCGGCGCGCGCCATCCCAAAGCCCTGGGAAAGTGCACCGCCTGCGGCGCCTGGGAGTCCGTCCATGAGGTGCGCGGCAGCCTCAAGCGCGACCTCCAGCGGGCCGGCTCCGCCTATGCCAAGAGCCACTACGCGGGCCCCGTGGCGCTGCCGGACGTGGAAGTCACCGATAACCAGCGCACGCCCACGGGCCTCGCCGAACTGGACCGCGTGCTCGGTGGCGGCGTGGTGCCGGGGATGGTCGCCCTCCTCGGCGGCGAGCCGGGCATCGGGAAATCCACGCTGCTCCTCCAGTGGGCGGCCACGGCGGAAGGCCAGGTGCTCTACGCCAGCGGCGAGGAGAGCGAGCGCCAGATCAAGCTGCGCGCCCAGCGCCTCGGCGCGGAAAGCCCCGGCATCCACCTCCTGGCCGAGACGGACGTCCGCCGCATCCTCGAAGAGGCCGAGCGCATGAAGCCCGCGCTCCTGATGGTGGACAGCATCCAGACCCTGTTCGATCCGGAGTTCGAGAGCAGCGCGGGGAGCGTCAGCCAGGTGCGCGGCTGCGCCGCCCTCCTCACCCGCTGGGCCAAGGCCACGGGCACGCCCCTGGTCCTGGTGGGCCACGTCACCAAGGACGGCGGGCTCGCGGGCCCCAAGGTCCTGGAGCACCTCGTGGACACCGTTCTGGCCTTCGAGGGCGACCGCCATCACCACCACCGGCTTCTCCGCGCCCTGAAGAACCGCTTCGGCGCCGCCTTCGAGCTGGGCGTGTTCGCCATGACGGAGAAGGGCTTGGTGCCCGCCGAAGGCAATCCCTTCTTCCTGGACGCCGAGCCCCGCCCCGGGTGCGCCGCCACCGTGGTCCTCAGCGGCACCCGGCCCATGGTGGTGGAGATCCAGGCCCTTGTGGCCGCCGCGGGTCTGGGCATCCCCCGCCGCACGGCGCTGGGGATCGATGGACAGCGACTGTCCATGCTGTGCGCCGTGGCCGAGCGGCGGGGCGGCGTCCAGCTCCACGACCGCGACGTCTACGTGAACGTGGCGGGGGGCCTGGAAATCGAGGATCCCGCCGCCGACCTGGCCGTGATCGCCGCCCTGTGCAGCAGCGCCACGGGCCGCCTCCTCGCCGAGAAGAGCCTGTTCATGGGCGAAGTGGGACTCACCGGCGAAGTCCGCCCCGTGGCGCAGCTTCCCCTTCGCCTCCAGGAAGGCGCCCGCCTGGGCTTCGCCTGCGCCGCCGTGCCCCGCCTGGGCCTGGAGGGCAAGAGCCCGCTCGACCTCTTCCCCGAGATCAGCGTCGAGCGGTTGCGCGGCAAAGCGTGGCTGAAGGGCGTCGTGGAGGAATAG
- a CDS encoding cobalamin B12-binding domain-containing protein, translating into MNPAPIRVVIAKPGLDGHDRGAKVVARALRDAGMEVIYTGLRQTPQQIAAAVVQEDARVLGMSILSGAHNQIFPEVLRLLKEQGADDVLVFAGGIIPDADVPGLKAQGIREIFQPGTNTDDIVAFIQREVRD; encoded by the coding sequence ATGAATCCAGCGCCCATCCGCGTCGTCATCGCCAAGCCCGGCCTCGACGGGCACGACCGCGGCGCGAAGGTCGTGGCGCGGGCCCTGCGGGACGCGGGGATGGAGGTCATCTACACGGGCCTCCGCCAGACGCCCCAGCAGATCGCCGCCGCCGTGGTGCAGGAGGACGCCCGCGTGCTGGGGATGAGCATCCTGAGCGGCGCGCACAACCAGATCTTCCCGGAGGTGCTGCGCCTCCTGAAAGAGCAGGGCGCGGACGACGTCCTGGTGTTCGCCGGCGGGATCATCCCCGACGCCGACGTGCCGGGGCTGAAGGCCCAGGGCATCCGTGAGATCTTCCAGCCCGGCACGAACACCGACGACATCGTGGCCTTCATCCAGCGGGAAGTCCGCGACTGA
- a CDS encoding tRNA (cytidine(34)-2'-O)-methyltransferase — MFHIILHQPEIPQNTGSIGRLCVNNGARLHLIHPLGFDTSDYYLRRAGLDYWEKLDPTHYEDWADFTARCPAKRLWFFTTKGGRRHTEVPWAPEDGLVFGRETAGLPEELVAAHPDNLVRIPMLGAHHRSLNLAQAAAIGLYEGLRQTEGW; from the coding sequence ATGTTCCACATCATCCTCCACCAGCCCGAGATTCCGCAGAATACCGGAAGCATCGGCCGCCTCTGCGTGAACAACGGCGCGCGCCTCCACCTCATTCATCCCCTGGGCTTCGACACCAGCGACTACTACCTGCGCCGCGCCGGGCTGGACTACTGGGAGAAGCTGGACCCCACCCACTACGAAGACTGGGCGGACTTCACCGCCCGCTGCCCCGCGAAGCGCCTGTGGTTCTTCACCACGAAGGGCGGGCGTCGCCACACGGAGGTGCCCTGGGCCCCGGAGGACGGGCTCGTGTTCGGGCGGGAGACCGCCGGTCTGCCGGAGGAGCTCGTCGCCGCGCACCCCGACAACCTGGTACGGATCCCCATGCTGGGCGCTCACCACCGCAGCCTGAACCTCGCGCAGGCCGCGGCCATTGGCCTTTACGAGGGCCTGCGGCAGACTGAGGGCTGGTAG
- a CDS encoding histidine triad nucleotide-binding protein: protein MSAPASECLFCKIARKEVPAALVYEDEEVLAFKDIFPQAPVHLLIIPKAHCPGLGDVTPEAAAAVGRIPQVAAQLAKDHGVATGGWRLLSNCGPDAGQTVFHLHFHLLGGKPLGAKLCV, encoded by the coding sequence ATGAGCGCGCCGGCGAGCGAGTGCCTGTTCTGCAAGATCGCGAGGAAGGAGGTCCCAGCCGCTCTCGTCTACGAGGATGAGGAGGTGCTGGCCTTCAAGGACATCTTCCCCCAGGCGCCCGTGCATCTGCTGATCATTCCGAAAGCCCACTGCCCGGGGCTGGGCGACGTGACGCCCGAAGCCGCCGCCGCGGTGGGGCGGATTCCGCAGGTCGCCGCGCAGCTGGCCAAGGACCACGGCGTGGCCACGGGGGGATGGCGGCTGCTGAGCAACTGCGGCCCCGATGCCGGGCAGACCGTCTTCCACCTCCACTTCCACCTCCTGGGCGGCAAACCCCTCGGAGCGAAACTGTGCGTCTGA
- a CDS encoding division/cell wall cluster transcriptional repressor MraZ, which translates to MLRLRGNSPATVDEKGRLKLPSSFKAELETFAQGEGGGSPRHYLTSLDGRSARLYPLPVWEAIEARLAALPSTSPAKRKFLETTAYFGSEVEPDAQGRFVIPPILREAAQLVGEVAVLGQMDHLALWNRAGFERRMAAEPLNADDLAQLADLGI; encoded by the coding sequence GTGCTGCGACTCCGCGGAAACTCACCGGCCACGGTGGACGAGAAGGGACGGCTGAAGCTCCCCTCCTCCTTCAAGGCCGAGCTGGAGACCTTCGCCCAGGGCGAAGGGGGCGGAAGTCCGCGCCACTACCTGACTTCGCTGGACGGCCGCTCCGCGCGGCTCTACCCCCTGCCGGTGTGGGAGGCCATTGAGGCCCGTCTGGCGGCGCTCCCGTCCACCAGCCCCGCCAAGCGCAAGTTCCTGGAGACCACCGCCTACTTCGGCAGCGAAGTGGAGCCCGACGCCCAGGGCCGCTTCGTCATTCCCCCCATCCTGCGCGAAGCGGCGCAGCTCGTGGGCGAGGTGGCCGTGCTCGGGCAGATGGATCACCTGGCGCTCTGGAACCGCGCCGGCTTCGAGCGCCGCATGGCCGCCGAGCCCCTCAACGCGGACGACCTGGCGCAGCTCGCGGACCTGGGGATCTAG
- the rsmH gene encoding 16S rRNA (cytosine(1402)-N(4))-methyltransferase RsmH, whose amino-acid sequence MTTPIHVPVLLQEVLDNLILPPAARILDLTLGLGGHAEALLERCGKGARYLGVDRDPEARYLARRRLGDDSRLEILPVAYEDLWDDPRFLAWKAESAPEGFDAILADLGVSTLQLRTPERGFSFRDEGPLDMRMDTTSGPTALEWIAEQTDDSLADAIYQFGEERASRPIARAILKAQREGRLATTRDLAAAVYTVIPREPAKRKGQSDPATRTFQAVRIAVNGELERLAAALESAVRQLRPGGRLAVISFHSLEDRIVKQTLRRLAGIYDGPGRTAPVELPKVVKLVHPGGLAPSEAEAAANPPSRSARLRVAERLP is encoded by the coding sequence ATGACGACCCCCATCCACGTCCCCGTCCTCCTCCAGGAAGTCCTCGACAACCTGATCCTGCCGCCCGCGGCGCGGATCCTCGACCTCACCCTGGGGCTCGGCGGCCACGCCGAGGCCCTTCTGGAGCGCTGCGGCAAAGGCGCCCGCTACCTGGGCGTGGACCGCGATCCGGAGGCCCGCTACCTGGCCCGCCGTCGCCTGGGCGACGACAGCCGCCTGGAGATCCTCCCCGTGGCCTACGAGGACCTGTGGGACGATCCCCGGTTCCTGGCCTGGAAGGCCGAATCCGCGCCCGAGGGGTTTGACGCGATTCTCGCCGACCTCGGCGTCTCCACCCTCCAGCTCCGCACCCCGGAGCGGGGGTTCAGCTTCCGGGACGAAGGTCCCCTCGACATGCGGATGGATACCACCTCCGGCCCCACCGCCCTGGAGTGGATCGCCGAACAGACCGACGACAGCCTGGCCGACGCGATCTACCAGTTCGGCGAGGAGCGGGCCAGCCGGCCCATCGCCCGGGCCATCCTCAAGGCGCAGCGCGAGGGCCGACTGGCCACCACCCGGGACCTGGCCGCGGCCGTCTACACGGTGATCCCCCGGGAACCCGCCAAGCGCAAGGGCCAGAGCGATCCCGCCACCCGCACCTTCCAGGCCGTCCGGATCGCCGTCAACGGCGAGCTGGAGCGCCTGGCCGCCGCCCTGGAATCCGCCGTCCGCCAGCTCCGTCCCGGCGGGCGCCTGGCGGTCATCAGCTTCCACAGCCTGGAGGATCGCATCGTCAAGCAGACGCTGCGCCGCCTCGCGGGCATCTACGACGGTCCGGGCCGCACCGCCCCCGTCGAACTCCCCAAGGTCGTGAAGCTCGTCCATCCCGGTGGCCTCGCTCCCAGCGAGGCCGAGGCCGCCGCCAACCCCCCCTCCCGGTCCGCCCGCCTGCGCGTGGCGGAGCGGCTTCCCTGA
- a CDS encoding penicillin-binding transpeptidase domain-containing protein, giving the protein MPLRFAPDPPASRRVLGRQAPQDLLDRRLPWILGGMALWALFILLRLVWLQGVEQKRYRAKAAQQHTTVVPVPPIRGELRDRRGEPLAISIKVESLFADPRVFYPDYRPGRGDERQWGEPDRKAAGDVAVKLAPILEQTRAQVLEKLLRKKTFVYLERHLPPLKTAAIRALNLDGIEFQPESRRFYPRGSLAAQLIGFTNIDGLGQLGIEQAYDKQLAGVKGELIAPRDAHGKLLILQENYSQIPVNGASLQLSLDASIQHIVEDTLEEGMRLCRPRTAYAVVVDPQTGEILAMAGTPTFDPNHILPKKFRNRGEADLTPAERDELRRELERQKAARKVHPVEDVYEPGSTMKIFTAAIALEERKVHLGERIDCLAGRWQYSPKVPPITDTHRHGVLTFEEILWQSSNIGAAKMGIRLDPAVHYQYLRRFGFGDATGLNFPGESPGRMIAPDRWSVPTQYTLSYGYGLSTTPLQILMAGCSMANGGKLMQPILVQRIYNDKGLLLKEFKPTVRGQVLSEETAGLMKETLKGVLTQGTGKKARLEGGVEAFGKTGTSRKLIDGKYDPKRHFASFMGFFPADKPQYGVLVMLDDPAGDTTGGDVAAPLFKRIGDGILRYRQTAPDAGRDEDLKLSLRDWPVSETDEAAVHVERGRVPELRGLSLKAAIHRVVLVGGSPRVDAAPGGTATRVIGQSPDPGAPLEAGAPVKIKAGGP; this is encoded by the coding sequence GTGCCCCTTCGCTTCGCTCCAGATCCCCCCGCTTCCCGCCGCGTGCTGGGCCGGCAGGCTCCCCAGGACCTGCTGGACCGGCGGCTGCCCTGGATCTTGGGCGGGATGGCCCTGTGGGCGCTGTTCATCCTGCTGAGGCTCGTGTGGCTCCAGGGGGTGGAGCAGAAGCGCTACCGCGCCAAGGCCGCGCAGCAGCACACCACGGTGGTTCCCGTCCCGCCCATCCGCGGGGAGCTGCGGGACCGCCGCGGCGAGCCCCTGGCCATTTCCATCAAAGTGGAGAGCCTGTTCGCCGATCCCCGCGTGTTCTATCCCGACTACCGGCCGGGAAGGGGGGATGAGCGCCAGTGGGGGGAGCCGGACCGCAAGGCCGCCGGCGACGTGGCCGTTAAGCTGGCGCCCATCCTGGAGCAGACCCGGGCCCAGGTGCTGGAGAAGCTCCTGCGGAAGAAGACCTTCGTCTACCTGGAGCGCCACCTGCCGCCCCTCAAGACCGCGGCCATCCGCGCCCTCAACCTGGACGGGATCGAGTTCCAGCCCGAGAGCCGCCGCTTCTACCCGCGGGGAAGCCTGGCGGCGCAGCTCATCGGGTTCACCAACATCGACGGCCTGGGCCAGCTCGGCATCGAGCAGGCCTACGACAAGCAGCTGGCCGGCGTGAAGGGCGAACTGATCGCCCCCCGCGACGCCCACGGCAAGCTGCTGATCCTCCAGGAGAACTACAGCCAGATCCCCGTGAACGGCGCGTCGCTTCAACTCAGCCTCGACGCGTCCATCCAGCACATCGTGGAGGACACGCTGGAGGAAGGCATGCGCCTGTGCCGCCCGCGTACCGCCTACGCCGTGGTGGTGGATCCCCAGACCGGCGAGATCCTCGCCATGGCGGGCACGCCGACCTTCGATCCCAACCACATCCTGCCCAAGAAGTTCCGCAACCGCGGCGAGGCCGATCTGACGCCCGCCGAGCGCGACGAACTGCGCCGCGAGCTGGAGCGGCAGAAGGCGGCCCGTAAGGTGCATCCGGTGGAGGACGTGTACGAGCCGGGTTCCACCATGAAGATCTTCACGGCAGCCATCGCCCTGGAGGAGCGCAAGGTCCACCTGGGCGAGCGGATCGACTGCCTCGCCGGGCGCTGGCAGTACAGCCCCAAGGTCCCGCCCATCACCGACACCCACCGGCACGGCGTGCTGACCTTCGAGGAGATCCTCTGGCAGAGCTCGAACATCGGCGCCGCCAAGATGGGCATCCGCCTCGACCCCGCCGTCCACTACCAGTACCTGCGCAGGTTCGGGTTCGGCGACGCCACCGGCCTCAACTTTCCCGGCGAGAGCCCCGGGCGGATGATCGCCCCCGACCGCTGGAGCGTGCCCACCCAGTACACCCTGTCCTACGGCTACGGCCTGAGCACCACGCCCCTCCAGATCCTGATGGCGGGCTGCTCCATGGCCAACGGCGGCAAGCTGATGCAGCCGATCCTCGTCCAGCGGATCTACAACGACAAGGGCCTCCTGCTGAAGGAGTTCAAGCCCACGGTGCGGGGCCAGGTCCTCAGCGAGGAGACCGCCGGCCTGATGAAGGAGACCCTGAAGGGCGTCCTCACGCAGGGCACGGGCAAGAAGGCGCGGCTGGAGGGCGGCGTGGAGGCCTTCGGCAAGACCGGCACCAGCCGCAAGCTCATCGACGGGAAATACGATCCCAAGCGCCACTTCGCCTCGTTCATGGGGTTCTTCCCCGCGGACAAGCCCCAGTACGGCGTGCTGGTGATGCTCGACGATCCCGCGGGCGACACCACCGGCGGCGACGTGGCGGCGCCCCTCTTCAAGCGCATCGGCGACGGCATCCTTCGCTACCGGCAGACCGCGCCGGACGCGGGCCGGGACGAGGACCTGAAGCTGTCGCTCCGCGATTGGCCCGTGAGCGAGACGGACGAGGCCGCCGTCCACGTCGAGCGCGGCCGGGTGCCCGAACTCCGGGGGCTCAGCCTCAAGGCCGCCATCCACCGGGTGGTGCTGGTGGGCGGCAGCCCGCGCGTGGACGCCGCGCCGGGCGGCACCGCCACCCGGGTGATTGGACAGAGTCCGGACCCGGGCGCGCCCCTGGAAGCCGGCGCTCCGGTGAAGATCAAAGCGGGGGGCCCATGA
- a CDS encoding UDP-N-acetylmuramoyl-L-alanyl-D-glutamate--2,6-diaminopimelate ligase, translated as MKLDALIDGIARRYSGPDAEVTDLSSDSRDIRPGWAFLALKGEKADGAAFVPQALALGATAVISEAPLSLPEGIAGGTFTGDPRLRMAEAARRLHGAPDDRLALIGVTGTNGKTTTTTLIRQLLRGAGIGCGLVGTVLNAAGDAEEEAVRTTPESPAFYRWLRRSVEAGDAASAVEVSSHALSLGRVHGARFKVGVFTNLTQDHLDYHGTLEAYFEAKRHLADQSARFLANADDRWGRILLKADGRASYAVDRPADYRAEHVALGPTGTRFVLRTAAGTWDIHSPLLGRFNVYNLLAALAACAEAGFDLDRLAPAVPGVSGAPGRLERVDCGQPFGVMVDYAHTPDALEKLLAEGRRLLPAGARLHVLFGCGGGRDRAKRPLMAAAVAAGADVLWHTSDNPRSEDPERILDDAAPGIPADLRADPARYHRDADRRAAVRGALADCRPGDLLLLAGKGHEPYQEIHGVKHPYSDRAAVEAVLGNGR; from the coding sequence ATGAAACTGGACGCGCTGATCGACGGGATCGCCCGGAGGTACTCGGGGCCGGACGCGGAGGTCACGGACCTCTCCTCCGACAGCCGCGATATTCGGCCCGGCTGGGCCTTCCTGGCGCTGAAGGGCGAGAAGGCCGACGGGGCCGCCTTCGTGCCCCAGGCCCTGGCCCTCGGCGCCACCGCCGTCATTTCGGAAGCGCCGCTGAGCCTGCCGGAGGGCATCGCGGGAGGCACCTTCACCGGCGATCCCCGCCTTCGGATGGCGGAGGCGGCCCGGCGCCTGCACGGCGCGCCGGATGATCGGTTGGCCCTGATCGGCGTCACGGGCACCAACGGCAAGACCACCACCACCACCCTGATCCGCCAGCTCCTGCGCGGCGCGGGCATCGGCTGCGGACTGGTGGGCACAGTCCTGAACGCCGCGGGCGACGCGGAGGAGGAGGCCGTCCGCACCACGCCGGAGAGCCCCGCCTTCTACCGTTGGCTGAGGCGCAGCGTGGAAGCCGGCGACGCGGCCTCCGCGGTGGAAGTGAGCAGCCACGCCCTTTCGCTGGGGCGCGTCCACGGCGCCCGGTTCAAGGTGGGCGTGTTCACCAACCTCACCCAGGATCACCTCGACTACCACGGCACGCTGGAGGCGTATTTCGAGGCCAAGCGCCACCTCGCGGATCAATCCGCGCGCTTCCTCGCCAATGCCGACGACCGGTGGGGACGCATCCTCCTGAAGGCGGACGGCCGGGCCAGCTACGCGGTGGACCGCCCCGCGGATTACCGGGCGGAGCACGTGGCTCTGGGGCCCACGGGCACGCGCTTCGTCCTTCGCACCGCGGCGGGAACCTGGGATATCCACAGTCCCCTCCTCGGCCGCTTCAACGTCTACAACCTCCTCGCGGCCCTGGCGGCCTGCGCGGAGGCGGGGTTCGACCTGGACCGCCTGGCGCCCGCGGTGCCCGGCGTCAGCGGCGCCCCCGGCCGGCTGGAGCGGGTGGATTGCGGCCAGCCCTTCGGCGTGATGGTGGACTACGCCCACACGCCGGACGCCCTGGAGAAGCTCCTGGCCGAGGGCCGGCGCCTGCTTCCGGCTGGGGCGCGGCTCCACGTCCTGTTCGGCTGCGGCGGGGGCCGGGACCGCGCCAAGCGACCTCTGATGGCCGCGGCGGTGGCGGCGGGCGCCGACGTGCTCTGGCACACCAGCGACAACCCCCGGAGCGAGGATCCCGAGCGGATCCTGGATGACGCCGCCCCCGGAATTCCCGCGGACCTCCGCGCCGATCCGGCGCGCTACCACCGCGATGCGGACCGCCGCGCCGCCGTGCGCGGGGCGCTCGCCGACTGTCGGCCCGGCGACCTGCTGCTGCTGGCGGGCAAGGGGCACGAGCCCTACCAGGAGATCCACGGCGTGAAGCACCCCTACAGCGATCGGGCCGCCGTGGAAGCGGTCCTCGGGAACGGCCGGTGA
- a CDS encoding L-threonylcarbamoyladenylate synthase, translating to MTRIRPVTGPADPAVLEAAAILRGGGLVAFPTETVYGLGADGLNSEAVARIYAAKGRPATNPVILHVDGPDAARALVATWPEVAAVLAARFWPGPLTLVLPASEAVPSIVRAGGPSVALRCPAHPVALALIRAAGRPLAAPSANRSQHLSPTLAAHVASSLGDAVDLILDGGPTEAGLESTILDLSGPRPRILRPGPIAPADLVAVVGPVELWEGAVAAGEIQAAPGMAERHYAPRARLELVVPGAGLSRPQGRSAYVGLGSLPALPEGVRGVLLPLDAEVVGARLYALLHDLDDAGCEWILMERPPEDEAWLAVRDRLRRASAKETP from the coding sequence GTGACCCGCATCCGTCCCGTGACGGGCCCTGCCGATCCGGCGGTCCTGGAGGCCGCGGCGATCCTGCGGGGCGGCGGGCTGGTGGCCTTTCCCACGGAGACGGTCTACGGCCTGGGGGCGGATGGTCTCAATTCCGAAGCCGTGGCGCGGATCTACGCCGCCAAGGGGCGGCCCGCCACGAATCCGGTGATCCTCCACGTGGACGGTCCCGACGCGGCGCGCGCGCTGGTGGCGACTTGGCCGGAAGTGGCTGCCGTTCTTGCGGCGCGGTTCTGGCCGGGGCCGCTCACCCTGGTCCTTCCCGCCTCGGAAGCCGTGCCCTCCATCGTTCGCGCAGGCGGTCCCTCCGTGGCCCTCCGCTGCCCGGCCCATCCCGTGGCCCTGGCCCTCATCCGCGCGGCGGGCCGTCCCCTGGCGGCGCCCAGCGCCAACCGCAGCCAGCATCTGTCGCCCACCCTCGCCGCCCACGTCGCCTCCAGCCTGGGGGACGCGGTGGACCTGATCCTGGACGGCGGTCCCACCGAGGCGGGCCTGGAATCCACGATCCTGGACCTCTCCGGTCCCCGCCCGCGGATCCTGCGCCCCGGCCCCATCGCTCCCGCGGACCTGGTGGCGGTGGTGGGACCCGTGGAGCTGTGGGAGGGCGCGGTGGCGGCGGGCGAGATCCAGGCGGCGCCCGGCATGGCCGAGCGGCACTACGCGCCCCGGGCCCGGCTGGAGCTGGTGGTGCCGGGCGCGGGCCTGTCCCGCCCGCAGGGGCGTTCGGCCTACGTGGGCCTGGGCAGCCTGCCGGCACTTCCGGAAGGCGTGCGCGGCGTCCTCCTTCCCTTGGACGCGGAGGTTGTGGGCGCGCGGCTCTACGCCCTCCTCCACGACCTCGACGACGCCGGCTGCGAATGGATTCTGATGGAGCGCCCGCCCGAGGACGAGGCGTGGCTGGCCGTGCGGGACCGCCTGCGGCGGGCTTCCGCCAAGGAGACGCCATGA